The Bordetella sp. FB-8 genome includes a window with the following:
- a CDS encoding GMC family oxidoreductase: MFDFLIIGGGSAGCVLAARLSEDANKRVCLVEAGRDLTQATLPDEIRSRYPGRAYLDPRNLWGALRAQMGAWAADRRYEQARLLGGGSAINALMANRGSPADYDEWDALGATGWTWASCLPYFLKLEHDCDFSGPLHGTSGPIRIQRARAEQLSPFVRGVIDAFGRHGHPLRADQNGPWEDGVFIGSIAVSQNGERIPTSVCYLDDSARARPNLAIVTDAQVERILFNGHRAVGADVKRADGSSETLKARHIIVCAGAIHSPALLMRSGVGPPDSLMKLGIPIVAARSGVGGNLMEHPSIAVSAFLPPHLRAPVSGEHHEQAIIRYSSGRPGTPAGDMHGAILSRSGWHSIGYRLGTIFFWVNKSYSRGRVTLASALADAEPVVEFSMLSDSRDLGRLKDAVRTGAQTFADPILAKELGPIFPSSYSPRVASINRPSTWNAMQRGTLSFLLDIPGPLRSPLIHRVITKNTTLDALLADDRMLTEFVKESVGGTWHPCGTCRMGSIDDPQAVTGPDGSVHGVEGLSICDASLMPSIPCANTNIPTIMIAERIADSLRKQAA, translated from the coding sequence ATGTTCGATTTTCTGATAATTGGCGGCGGCTCGGCCGGTTGCGTGCTGGCCGCCAGGTTATCGGAGGATGCGAACAAGCGCGTATGCCTGGTGGAAGCCGGACGCGATCTGACGCAAGCCACCCTGCCCGACGAAATACGGAGTCGCTATCCGGGCCGCGCCTATCTGGACCCGCGCAATCTCTGGGGCGCACTGCGAGCACAAATGGGCGCCTGGGCTGCGGACCGCCGCTACGAGCAGGCACGCCTTCTGGGCGGCGGGTCGGCCATCAACGCATTGATGGCCAACCGCGGCTCGCCCGCCGACTACGACGAATGGGACGCACTCGGCGCCACCGGCTGGACCTGGGCAAGCTGCCTGCCCTATTTTCTGAAACTGGAACACGATTGCGATTTTTCCGGACCGTTGCATGGCACTAGCGGTCCGATACGCATTCAGCGCGCACGCGCCGAACAGCTGTCTCCCTTTGTGCGCGGCGTGATCGACGCCTTCGGCCGCCACGGCCATCCGCTGCGCGCAGATCAGAACGGGCCATGGGAGGACGGCGTCTTTATCGGATCAATCGCGGTCAGCCAGAATGGCGAACGGATTCCGACATCGGTCTGCTACCTGGACGACTCGGCTCGCGCCCGCCCCAATCTGGCCATCGTAACGGATGCCCAAGTCGAGCGGATTCTATTCAATGGCCACCGCGCAGTTGGCGCAGATGTCAAACGCGCGGATGGCTCATCCGAGACGCTGAAGGCGCGGCATATCATCGTCTGTGCTGGTGCAATCCACAGCCCGGCATTGCTGATGCGCAGCGGCGTAGGACCACCGGACTCGCTGATGAAACTCGGTATCCCGATCGTCGCCGCGCGTAGCGGCGTCGGCGGCAATCTGATGGAACATCCGTCGATTGCAGTATCCGCCTTTCTTCCGCCCCACCTTCGCGCGCCGGTGTCTGGCGAACATCACGAGCAGGCGATTATCCGCTACTCGTCCGGCCGGCCCGGTACACCGGCCGGAGACATGCACGGCGCGATTCTATCGCGCTCCGGCTGGCATTCGATCGGCTATCGCCTGGGCACCATTTTTTTCTGGGTCAACAAATCGTATTCGCGCGGTCGCGTGACGCTTGCTTCCGCGCTCGCCGACGCCGAGCCGGTCGTCGAATTCTCCATGCTCTCCGATTCACGCGACCTCGGTCGGCTGAAGGATGCGGTTCGAACAGGCGCGCAAACGTTCGCCGACCCGATACTCGCCAAGGAGCTCGGGCCGATATTTCCATCGAGCTATTCGCCGCGCGTTGCATCGATCAACAGACCCAGTACGTGGAACGCAATGCAGCGCGGCACACTGAGCTTTCTGCTCGATATCCCCGGACCGCTTCGTTCGCCTCTGATCCATAGAGTGATCACGAAAAATACGACACTCGACGCTCTGCTTGCCGATGACCGGATGCTGACTGAATTCGTCAAGGAATCGGTCGGCGGGACATGGCATCCCTGCGGGACCTGCCGCATGGGATCGATCGATGATCCGCAGGCCGTTACCGGGCCGGACGGCTCCGTACATGGGGTGGAAGGACTGAGCATCTGCGATGCATCGCTGATGCCGTCCATTCCATGCGCAAACACGAATATCCCGACGATCATGATCGCGGAACGCATCGCGGACAGCTTGCGCAAACAGGCTGCTTAG
- a CDS encoding ABC transporter substrate-binding protein: MTIASVAVGCICAAPAVYASGKITFVSQGGVYQEAQTKAILDPAAKLLGITIVQDSIPDAWPQIKAQGTTGKPIWDVVDTPMSNCLRGGRDGLIEKLDFSKMPNSAAIPAKYRTPYSVPYEFYSTVIAYNKKTLKKIPHSWADFWDVKDFPGTRALRNDPTTVLEAALLADGVPRDKLYPLDVNRAFKKLAQIKPHIAVWWTSGGQSAQLLHDGEVDMEMIWNGRASAVMKDNPDIAFTYNDGILQNTQLCILKNAPNLANAVRFVDTAVSPDLQANFPKYIDYGPGNPAAYSTGKISTQRAAELPSSPANAAKQALLSEQWWASKDGIAAKARWLKFMQQ; this comes from the coding sequence ATGACAATCGCATCGGTCGCAGTTGGATGCATATGTGCCGCGCCTGCCGTGTACGCCAGCGGCAAGATTACCTTCGTGTCGCAAGGCGGCGTATATCAGGAAGCCCAGACCAAGGCGATTCTGGATCCCGCGGCAAAGCTGCTGGGCATCACCATCGTGCAGGACAGCATTCCCGACGCCTGGCCGCAAATAAAGGCCCAGGGGACGACAGGCAAACCCATCTGGGATGTCGTCGACACACCCATGTCCAACTGTCTGCGTGGAGGCCGGGACGGGCTGATCGAGAAGCTGGATTTCTCGAAAATGCCGAATTCGGCTGCCATACCTGCGAAGTACCGCACGCCCTATTCCGTTCCCTACGAGTTCTACTCGACCGTAATCGCCTATAACAAAAAGACGCTCAAGAAAATTCCGCACAGCTGGGCGGACTTCTGGGACGTCAAGGATTTCCCCGGCACGCGCGCGCTGCGCAACGATCCTACGACGGTATTGGAGGCTGCCCTGCTGGCCGACGGCGTCCCGCGCGACAAGCTCTATCCGCTCGACGTGAATCGCGCATTCAAAAAACTGGCGCAAATCAAACCGCATATTGCGGTCTGGTGGACCTCCGGCGGCCAGTCAGCCCAATTGCTGCACGACGGCGAAGTCGACATGGAAATGATCTGGAACGGCCGAGCCAGCGCGGTCATGAAAGACAATCCCGACATTGCCTTCACGTACAACGACGGCATCTTGCAGAACACGCAGCTTTGCATCTTGAAAAACGCGCCGAATCTCGCCAATGCGGTGCGCTTTGTCGATACCGCGGTTTCCCCGGATCTTCAGGCGAATTTTCCGAAATACATTGACTACGGCCCCGGCAACCCGGCCGCGTACAGTACCGGCAAGATCTCGACGCAACGTGCGGCAGAGCTGCCAAGTTCGCCGGCTAACGCGGCCAAGCAGGCATTGTTGTCCGAGCAATGGTGGGCGTCCAAGGATGGCATTGCGGCAAAAGCGCGTTGGCTCAAGTTCATGCAGCAATAG
- the groL gene encoding chaperonin GroEL (60 kDa chaperone family; promotes refolding of misfolded polypeptides especially under stressful conditions; forms two stacked rings of heptamers to form a barrel-shaped 14mer; ends can be capped by GroES; misfolded proteins enter the barrel where they are refolded when GroES binds) — MAAKQILFGDDARVRIVRGVNILANAVKTTLGPKGRNVVLERSFGAPTVTKDGVSVAKEIELKDKFENIGAQLVKDVASKTSDNAGDGTTTATVLAQAIVQEGLKYVAAGFNPIDLKRGIDKAVAAAVVELQKISKPVTTSKEIAQVGSISANSDASIGQIIADAMDKVGKEGVITVEDGKSLENELDVVEGMQFDRGYLSPYFINNPDKQVATLDSPYVLIYDKKISNIRDLLPVLEQVAKSSRPLLIIAEDVEGEALATLVVNNIRGILKTTAVKAPGFGDRRKAMLEDIAILTGGTVISEETGLSLEKATLAELGQAKTIEVAKENTTIIDGAGDSKNIEARVKQVRVQIEEATSDYDREKLQERVAKLAGGVAVIRVGAATEVEMKEKKARVEDALHATRAAVEEGVVAGGGVALLRAKQAITGLQGDTPDQNAGIKLILRAVEEPLRTIVTNAGEEASVVVNNVLNGKGNYGYNAATGQYVDLVEQGVLDPTKVTRTALQNAASVASLLLTAEAAVVELVEDKPAAPAMPGGGMGGMGGMDF, encoded by the coding sequence ATGGCTGCCAAACAAATTCTGTTCGGCGATGACGCACGCGTGCGCATCGTCCGTGGCGTGAATATCCTCGCCAACGCCGTCAAGACCACCCTGGGTCCCAAGGGCCGCAACGTCGTGCTCGAACGCTCGTTCGGCGCCCCGACCGTGACCAAGGACGGCGTGTCCGTTGCCAAGGAAATCGAACTGAAGGACAAGTTCGAGAACATCGGCGCCCAACTGGTCAAGGACGTCGCCTCCAAGACCTCCGACAACGCCGGTGACGGTACGACCACCGCCACCGTGCTGGCCCAGGCCATCGTTCAGGAAGGCCTGAAGTACGTCGCCGCCGGTTTCAACCCCATCGATCTGAAGCGCGGTATCGACAAGGCTGTCGCCGCCGCCGTGGTTGAACTGCAGAAGATTTCGAAGCCGGTCACCACCAGCAAGGAAATCGCCCAGGTCGGCTCGATTTCGGCCAATAGCGATGCCTCGATCGGCCAGATCATCGCCGACGCGATGGACAAGGTCGGCAAGGAAGGCGTCATCACCGTCGAAGACGGCAAGTCGCTGGAAAACGAGCTGGACGTCGTCGAAGGCATGCAATTCGACCGCGGCTACCTGTCGCCCTACTTCATCAACAACCCCGACAAGCAAGTCGCCACGCTGGACAGCCCCTATGTCCTGATCTACGACAAGAAGATCAGCAACATCCGCGATCTGCTGCCCGTGCTGGAACAAGTGGCCAAGTCGAGCCGCCCGCTGCTGATCATCGCCGAAGACGTCGAGGGCGAAGCCCTGGCGACCCTGGTGGTGAACAACATCCGCGGCATCCTCAAGACCACCGCCGTCAAGGCGCCGGGTTTCGGCGACCGCCGCAAGGCCATGCTGGAAGACATCGCCATCCTGACCGGCGGCACCGTGATCTCGGAAGAGACCGGCCTGTCGCTCGAGAAGGCGACCCTGGCTGAACTGGGCCAGGCCAAGACCATCGAAGTGGCCAAGGAAAACACCACGATCATCGACGGCGCCGGCGACAGCAAGAACATCGAAGCGCGCGTCAAGCAAGTTCGCGTGCAGATCGAGGAAGCCACCTCCGACTACGACCGCGAGAAGCTGCAAGAACGCGTGGCCAAGCTGGCCGGTGGCGTTGCCGTGATCCGCGTCGGTGCTGCCACCGAAGTCGAAATGAAGGAAAAGAAGGCCCGCGTCGAAGACGCCCTGCACGCCACGCGTGCCGCGGTGGAAGAAGGCGTTGTGGCTGGCGGCGGCGTGGCCCTGCTGCGCGCCAAGCAAGCCATCACCGGCCTGCAAGGCGACACCCCCGACCAGAACGCCGGCATCAAGCTGATCCTGCGCGCGGTTGAAGAACCCCTGCGCACCATCGTCACCAACGCCGGCGAAGAAGCCAGCGTGGTGGTGAACAACGTGCTCAACGGCAAGGGCAACTACGGCTACAACGCCGCGACCGGTCAGTACGTCGACCTGGTCGAGCAAGGCGTGCTGGACCCGACCAAGGTCACCCGCACCGCTCTGCAGAACGCCGCTTCCGTCGCCAGCCTGCTGCTGACGGCCGAAGCTGCCGTGGTCGAGCTGGTCGAAGACAAGCCCGCTGCTCCCGCCATGCCCGGCGGCGGCATGGGTGGCATGGGCGGCATGGACTTCTAA
- a CDS encoding co-chaperone GroES, with translation MALRPLHDRVIVKRLDNERKTASGIVIPDSAAEKPDQGEVLAVGPGKKTEDGKVLPVDLKVGDKVLFGKYAGQSVKVDGDEVLVIREDEVLAVIL, from the coding sequence ATGGCCCTGCGTCCCCTGCACGATCGCGTGATCGTGAAACGCCTGGACAACGAGCGCAAGACTGCCTCAGGCATCGTCATCCCCGACAGCGCCGCTGAAAAACCCGATCAAGGTGAAGTCCTGGCCGTCGGCCCCGGCAAGAAAACCGAAGACGGCAAGGTCCTGCCGGTCGACCTGAAGGTCGGCGACAAGGTGCTGTTCGGCAAGTACGCCGGCCAGAGCGTGAAGGTCGATGGCGACGAAGTGCTCGTCATCCGCGAGGACGAAGTCCTCGCCGTGATCCTGTAA
- a CDS encoding CitMHS family transporter, which translates to MVLVAAVMILATLVLLMSSRAAPVVVFVLVPLVMAAIAGFPPTTIFKFSVAGMNSVSPIVALFVFAILYFSLMSEQGLFDPLVRAVVRKAGANPSLVMMTTVLVTAICHLDGAGATTYVVTITAFLPIYRRLKINTLHLPMIAGMTAGIMNMLPWTPATLRAASVLKTDPVYLWRPLLIPQLIGLVATMTLAWWLGRKVRPTEPIDAADAQSGLKSSLTVPKLRYIFNLSLTAAVIFCLVAFPRLPGVLVFMVGLALALLVNYGGAKDQMDMIKRHASEALLLAAVLFSAGIFLGVLTHSGMLDQLANALVSVMPAALGPYVHLVLGVFAAPIGMGIGSDAYYFGILPIAVKMVTPYGISPESVAHAMMIGENVGFAISPMVGSAYLAAGLAEVDFGQHLRHAFFYTWVISWVVLLAAVGTGAIQI; encoded by the coding sequence ATGGTGCTCGTCGCCGCGGTAATGATTCTTGCCACGCTGGTTCTGCTGATGAGCAGCCGCGCGGCTCCCGTTGTGGTGTTCGTGTTGGTCCCCCTTGTCATGGCCGCGATTGCGGGCTTCCCACCCACCACGATTTTCAAGTTTTCCGTGGCGGGCATGAACTCGGTCTCTCCGATCGTGGCGCTGTTCGTTTTCGCGATTCTCTATTTCAGTTTGATGAGCGAGCAAGGCCTGTTTGACCCGCTGGTACGGGCGGTCGTCAGGAAAGCAGGCGCCAACCCATCCCTGGTAATGATGACTACGGTTCTGGTCACGGCGATCTGCCATTTGGATGGCGCGGGCGCCACGACTTACGTCGTTACCATTACTGCTTTCCTGCCCATCTATCGTCGATTGAAAATCAATACCCTGCACTTGCCGATGATTGCAGGAATGACCGCGGGCATTATGAATATGCTGCCATGGACGCCCGCGACGCTACGCGCCGCCAGCGTCCTCAAGACCGATCCCGTATATCTATGGCGTCCATTGTTGATTCCGCAACTGATCGGTCTTGTGGCCACCATGACCCTTGCATGGTGGCTAGGAAGGAAGGTCCGCCCCACCGAGCCCATCGATGCCGCCGATGCGCAATCCGGACTCAAGTCGAGCTTGACGGTGCCGAAGTTGCGGTACATCTTTAATCTAAGCCTGACGGCTGCAGTCATCTTCTGCCTCGTCGCGTTCCCGCGCCTACCTGGTGTATTGGTTTTTATGGTGGGGCTGGCCCTTGCATTGCTAGTCAATTATGGCGGGGCGAAAGATCAAATGGATATGATCAAACGCCATGCTTCAGAGGCTTTGTTGCTGGCGGCGGTATTGTTTTCCGCCGGGATATTTCTCGGGGTGCTGACGCACAGCGGCATGCTGGATCAATTGGCCAATGCTCTCGTGTCGGTCATGCCCGCCGCCTTGGGGCCCTATGTCCACCTGGTCCTGGGTGTCTTCGCCGCACCGATCGGTATGGGAATCGGCTCGGATGCTTACTACTTCGGGATCCTCCCCATCGCCGTGAAAATGGTGACGCCGTACGGTATTTCACCGGAATCCGTGGCACACGCCATGATGATTGGCGAAAACGTTGGCTTCGCCATCAGCCCGATGGTCGGCAGCGCGTATCTTGCCGCGGGGCTTGCCGAGGTTGACTTCGGACAACACCTGCGCCACGCATTTTTTTACACCTGGGTTATTTCCTGGGTGGTGTTGCTAGCCGCGGTCGGTACGGGCGCCATCCAAATCTAG
- a CDS encoding alpha/beta fold hydrolase — protein sequence MALNLKGLVSFHIGGKSAQISDRPVQSRRLAQGASSRPVDPNGDYETGQMYVQGYLQAQPRHPFPVLLWHGGGMTGVNWETTPDGRPGWLHRFLEAGFDVYVSDAVERGRSGWNSFPEIYKDEPLFRSKNEAWQMFRFGTSQGYATNPDQRRPHPGVQFPVNAFDQFAKQWVPRWAGHEDITMQAYLALLRRVGPCFVIGHSQGGGFALKAARQAPEFVRKVVAIEPSGAPDHDPAISGLPPHLVVWGDYIAGHVTWQTYRHTVDGYVERLRDTKTAVSVLDLPEQDIRGNTHFVMLDRNADLIVRDVIAWLTTA from the coding sequence ATGGCCTTGAACTTGAAAGGACTGGTGAGTTTTCACATCGGCGGAAAAAGCGCGCAGATATCGGACCGACCCGTTCAGAGCCGGCGTCTGGCACAGGGGGCGTCTTCGCGACCGGTGGATCCGAACGGCGATTACGAGACCGGGCAGATGTACGTGCAAGGGTATTTGCAGGCACAACCCCGCCATCCGTTTCCGGTCCTCTTGTGGCATGGCGGCGGCATGACAGGTGTGAATTGGGAAACAACGCCCGATGGGCGTCCAGGCTGGCTGCATCGCTTCCTGGAGGCCGGGTTCGATGTCTATGTCAGCGATGCGGTGGAACGCGGACGTTCTGGCTGGAACAGCTTCCCAGAAATCTACAAGGACGAGCCCCTGTTTCGCAGCAAGAACGAGGCCTGGCAAATGTTTCGGTTCGGCACTTCGCAGGGCTATGCAACAAACCCCGATCAACGTCGACCACATCCAGGCGTCCAGTTCCCGGTCAATGCATTTGATCAATTCGCCAAACAATGGGTGCCTAGATGGGCCGGGCATGAAGACATCACCATGCAGGCCTACTTGGCGCTTTTGCGTCGAGTGGGACCTTGCTTTGTAATCGGACATAGCCAGGGCGGTGGCTTCGCATTGAAGGCCGCCCGGCAAGCCCCCGAGTTCGTGCGCAAAGTGGTGGCAATCGAGCCATCGGGCGCGCCGGATCACGATCCCGCGATTTCCGGGCTTCCCCCTCACTTGGTGGTATGGGGAGACTACATCGCGGGTCATGTCACGTGGCAGACATATCGCCATACCGTCGACGGTTATGTCGAGAGATTGCGCGACACAAAGACCGCAGTGAGCGTTCTAGATTTGCCCGAACAAGACATTCGGGGCAATACCCACTTCGTGATGCTGGACAGGAATGCCGATCTAATCGTCCGGGATGTCATCGCCTGGTTGACCACGGCTTGA
- a CDS encoding LysR family transcriptional regulator, with product MSINYSLDDLHAFFEIARLGSFHTAAERLHLSPSAVSRRIKEMEDSLGVRLLDRTTRSVALTEAGRCLYESATPLISALDDAVFNSVRQGRGEHGAICISTLSSAAFSVVPQALEAFRMRFPNIRIQIIDDTGRRVTDNVLDRYCLFALTTLGFQHSDLHVEPIVMDPYVLVLPRGVLPQSKRGMNWVDLHQIGTHGITLTGLRKTSANRQQIDQALRAVGIEAPWFDEVENIPAMLGLLRQGKAAAVMPDLALGACRDWDLVSIALKAPVIAREIGLIRRKDTSLTEPALYLWKQLRQALQVHRTSSASRRLRTGRQPPSR from the coding sequence ATGAGCATTAATTACAGTCTCGACGACCTGCACGCTTTTTTTGAAATCGCGCGGCTGGGCAGCTTTCACACCGCTGCAGAACGTCTGCACTTGTCGCCCTCCGCGGTAAGTCGCCGCATCAAGGAAATGGAAGATTCCCTCGGGGTGCGGCTACTTGACCGCACGACGCGCTCCGTGGCCTTGACCGAGGCGGGGCGCTGCCTATACGAATCGGCCACGCCGCTGATTTCCGCTCTGGACGACGCCGTGTTCAACAGTGTCCGGCAGGGTCGAGGCGAACATGGTGCGATCTGCATTTCGACTCTTAGTAGTGCCGCCTTCTCCGTCGTGCCTCAGGCCCTGGAGGCCTTTCGCATGCGCTTCCCCAACATACGCATACAGATCATCGACGACACGGGGCGCCGGGTCACCGACAACGTTCTGGACCGCTACTGTCTGTTCGCGTTGACCACGCTAGGCTTTCAGCACAGCGATCTGCACGTGGAGCCTATCGTCATGGATCCCTACGTTCTAGTCCTTCCCAGGGGCGTGCTGCCCCAATCAAAACGTGGCATGAACTGGGTCGATCTGCATCAGATCGGGACGCATGGCATCACGCTCACCGGTCTGCGTAAGACCAGCGCCAACCGGCAGCAAATCGATCAGGCGCTTCGGGCCGTCGGAATCGAAGCCCCTTGGTTCGATGAGGTAGAAAACATACCCGCTATGTTGGGCCTGCTGAGACAGGGGAAGGCCGCCGCGGTCATGCCAGACCTTGCGTTAGGAGCCTGCCGCGATTGGGATCTGGTTTCAATTGCGCTGAAAGCACCGGTGATCGCGCGCGAGATCGGCCTCATCCGCAGAAAAGATACGAGCCTGACTGAGCCGGCCCTATACCTGTGGAAGCAGTTGCGACAAGCGCTGCAAGTCCATCGCACGAGTTCAGCATCGAGACGGCTGCGTACCGGGCGCCAGCCTCCATCGCGATGA
- a CDS encoding 4Fe-4S dicluster domain-containing protein, producing the protein MRDGSTSDCKQKPGVIAPVIDLKRCEGKGGCLEVCPENVFEIRRIAQDDYLGLDLMHRLKLRVHGMKVAYTPNANACRSCGLCVTACPERAIKLIRAA; encoded by the coding sequence ATGCGCGATGGGTCCACGTCCGACTGCAAACAGAAGCCGGGCGTGATTGCGCCGGTCATCGACTTAAAGCGTTGCGAAGGCAAGGGCGGTTGCCTGGAAGTCTGCCCCGAGAACGTGTTCGAGATCCGGCGCATCGCCCAGGACGATTATCTCGGACTCGATTTGATGCATCGCCTCAAGCTGCGCGTGCATGGAATGAAAGTTGCCTACACGCCGAACGCGAACGCCTGCCGCTCGTGCGGCCTTTGCGTGACGGCGTGCCCTGAGCGCGCGATCAAACTGATCAGGGCAGCATAG
- a CDS encoding RNA polymerase sigma factor has protein sequence MEPPPTSHTTIDRDSDITATVVRERARLVNFIRRRIRDPEDAEDILQDVFHEFVQAYRLPSPIEQASAWLFRAARNRIIDRFRKKREQPLADLPQADDDASNEYRLDLILPAYDTGPEAVYARTLLLKTLQDALDELPANQREVFVAHELEGRSFKDMASESGVALNTLLARKRYAVLHLRARLQTIYDDLDI, from the coding sequence ATGGAACCGCCGCCCACCTCGCACACGACGATCGACCGAGACAGCGACATCACCGCGACCGTGGTGCGTGAGCGGGCAAGGCTCGTCAATTTCATCCGGCGCCGAATACGCGACCCTGAAGATGCCGAAGATATCCTGCAGGATGTCTTTCACGAATTTGTGCAGGCCTACCGGCTTCCCTCGCCGATAGAGCAGGCGAGCGCGTGGCTTTTCCGTGCTGCGCGCAATCGCATCATCGACCGTTTCCGCAAAAAGAGAGAACAGCCTCTGGCGGATCTGCCGCAGGCCGATGACGATGCCAGCAACGAGTATCGCCTGGACCTCATCCTGCCGGCATACGACACGGGCCCGGAAGCCGTCTACGCCCGAACCTTATTGCTCAAGACCTTGCAGGACGCGCTCGATGAGTTGCCGGCCAATCAACGCGAGGTATTCGTCGCGCACGAACTGGAAGGCCGGTCCTTCAAAGACATGGCGAGCGAAAGCGGGGTCGCGCTCAATACGCTGCTCGCACGCAAACGCTACGCAGTCTTGCATCTGCGAGCCCGGCTGCAAACCATTTATGACGATCTGGATATTTAA
- a CDS encoding PA4780 family RIO1-like protein kinase, which yields MKTPKRLMPLLQEGLIDEVLGQLMSGKEATVYTVRCGESVRCAKVYKDVKQRSFRQAASYLDGRKVKNSREARALEKGTRYGRQVQEKLWQTAEVDALFLLANAGVRVPQPYICTDGVLLMELVTDEAGDVAPRLGDAPMTETLALDLHARLLDQVVRMLCAGLIHGDLSEYNILLAADGPVIIDLPQAVNAAGNLEARAMLERDVDNLKIFFGQTAPPLLTTHYGKEIWELFERGGLHVGVALTGHVEIDTSPVALDALLDDIEDARLEMEAALTRSVD from the coding sequence GTGAAGACGCCCAAGCGGCTCATGCCGCTGCTCCAGGAAGGTCTCATCGACGAAGTACTCGGTCAACTGATGAGCGGCAAAGAGGCCACGGTATACACAGTGCGCTGCGGCGAGTCCGTGCGTTGCGCCAAGGTCTACAAAGACGTAAAGCAGCGCAGCTTCCGGCAGGCCGCGTCGTATCTGGACGGCCGCAAGGTCAAAAACAGCCGCGAAGCGCGCGCCCTGGAAAAAGGCACCCGTTACGGCCGCCAGGTGCAGGAAAAACTCTGGCAGACGGCCGAGGTCGATGCCTTGTTCCTGCTGGCCAACGCCGGCGTGCGCGTGCCGCAGCCCTACATCTGCACCGACGGTGTGCTGCTGATGGAACTGGTCACCGACGAGGCCGGCGACGTCGCGCCCCGGCTGGGCGATGCGCCAATGACCGAGACCCTGGCCCTGGATCTGCATGCCCGGCTGCTCGATCAGGTGGTGCGCATGCTGTGCGCCGGGCTGATCCACGGCGATCTTTCGGAATACAACATTCTGCTGGCCGCCGACGGCCCCGTCATCATCGACCTGCCGCAGGCCGTCAACGCCGCCGGCAACCTCGAGGCCCGCGCGATGCTCGAGCGCGATGTAGACAACCTCAAAATCTTCTTCGGCCAGACCGCGCCCCCGCTTCTCACCACCCATTACGGCAAAGAGATATGGGAGCTGTTCGAGCGCGGCGGACTGCACGTCGGTGTGGCCTTGACCGGGCACGTCGAGATCGACACGAGTCCCGTGGCGCTCGATGCGTTGCTGGACGACATCGAAGACGCACGGCTTGAGATGGAAGCGGCGCTTACCCGGTCGGTGGATTAA